The following proteins are encoded in a genomic region of Oncorhynchus kisutch isolate 150728-3 linkage group LG18, Okis_V2, whole genome shotgun sequence:
- the LOC109909844 gene encoding protein phosphatase 1 regulatory subunit 16A, giving the protein MAEHGELLGEMATIGRLSATERLKHAQKRRAQQLKGWAQMDKDMARGAGKAGQKSNKKGRTRRVVFPNNITLLEAAARNDLEEVRELLNGGVSPDLYNEDGLTALHQCCIDDFVELVQCLLDAGASVNACDSELWTPLHAAATCGHTDLVQLLVQSGAELLAVNADGNMPYDLCEDEATLELLEMVMAEQGITQDRINRCRGAKEMNMLTDLRVLVQNGADLNAQDDNGATLLHIAAANGYLLVGELLLEHRAKVEQKDTDGWTPLHAASCWGQILMVEQLVAHGASLNTKSVLEETPLDVCADEEVRVKLMELKHKHDAIMKSHDRHKGTLQRRASSTGSRGKVVRRVSVNERSSLYRREHHKEAMVWQERGRQAEPQDDDEDRQTDNELHHHVAMAAGTMSRLENEEGAERKSSLGNGGTPLALSASVPGEQWSRGRMDRSASYQLSPASGSGGERDNMTLEKSHQTLADLKRQRAAAKLNKYPAPPLLPPSEEEPPSPTTLQEVTPSRAAQETPSTEVAFPSAVYFTPASGDPPLLKLRAPEEDTSNNTKEPCCGIM; this is encoded by the exons ATGGCGGAGCACGGCGAGCTGCTCGGTGAGATGGCCACGATTGGGCGTCTGAGCGCCACGGAGCGCTTGAAGCATGCCCAGAAGCGGCGCGCCCAGCAGCTAAAAGGCTGGGCCCAGATGGACAAGGACATGGCCCGCGGTGCGGGCAAGGCCGGCCAGAAAAGCAACAAGAAGGGGCGCACGCGCAGGGTGGTCTTCCCCAACAACATCACTCTGCTGGAGGCTGCAGCCCGCAATGACCTGGAGGAGG TGAGGGAGCTGCTGAACGGTGGAGTCAGTCCAGATCTGTACAACGAGGACGGACTCACTGCCcttcaccag TGCTGTATTGATGACTTTGTGGAGCTGGTACAGTGTCTTTTGGATGCCGGGGCCAGTGTGAACGCCTGTGACAGTGAGCTGTGGACGCCGCTTCACGCTGCTGCCACCTGTGGACACACAGACCTGGTGCAGCTCCTCGTGCAGTC TGGAGCAGAGCTGCTGGCTGTCAACGCTGATGGCAACATGCCCTATGACCTTTGTGAGGACGAGGCCACTCTGGAGCTGCTAGAGATGGTCATGGCAGAGCAGG GTATAACCCAGGACCGTATAAACCGGTGTCGTGGGGCTAAGGAGATGAATATGCTCACAGATCTTCGAGTGCTGGTTCAGAATGGAGCGGACCTGAATGCTCAGGATGACAACGGGGCCACGCTG CTGCACATAGCGGCGGCTAACGGCTACTTGTTGGTGGGGGAGCTGCTACTGGAGCACCGGGCCAAGGTGGAGCAGAAGGACACGGACGGCTGGACACCACTCCACGCCGCCTCCTGCTGGGGACAG ATTCTGATGGTGGAGCAGCTGGTGGCTCATGGGGCCAGTCTCAACACCAAGTCTGTCCTGGAAGAGACGCCGCTGG ATGTGTGTGCTGACGAGGAGGTGAGAGTCAAGCTGATGGAGCTGAAGCACAAACACGACGCAATCATGAAGAGTCATGACCGACACAAGGGCACCTTGCAGAGACGAGCCTCCAGCACTGGCAGCAGAgg TAAGGTGGTGCGGCGTGTGAGCGTCAACGAGCGTTCCAGCCTGTACCGGCGGGAGCACCACAAGGAGGCCATGGTGTGGCAGGAGAGAGGCCGGCAGGCCGAGCCGCAGGACGACGacgaggacagacagacggacaacgAGCTCCACCATCACGTTGCCATG GCTGCAGGTACCATGTCGAGGCTGGAGAATGAGGAGGGAGCGGAGAGGAAGTCTAGTCTGGGGAACGGTGGGACGCCCCTTGCCCTCTCGGCGTCTGTCCCAGGGGAGCAGTGGAGTAGAGGCCGGATGGACCGCAGTGCCTCCTACCAGCTGAGCCCTGCCTCAGGGTCTGGGGGGGAAAGGGACAACATGACCCTGGAGAAATCCCACCAGACTCTAGCGGACCTGAAACGCCAGCGGGCTGCGGCCAAGCTCAACAAGTACCCCGCCCcacctctactccctccctcagAGGAGGAGCCTCCCTCTCCCACCACTCTGCAGGAGGTGACCCCCTCCCGAGCCGCCCAGGAGACCCCCAGCACAGAGGTGGCCTTTCCCAGCGCTGTGTACTTCACTCCAGCCAGTGGGGACCCGCCCCTGCTCAAACTACGAGCCCCGGAGGAGGACACATCCAACAACACCAAGGAGCCCTGCTGTGGAATCAtgtag